The following are encoded in a window of Bordetella genomosp. 10 genomic DNA:
- a CDS encoding Bug family tripartite tricarboxylate transporter substrate binding protein — protein sequence MKLKHCLASLCVAACGLLSLQGHAAEPAYPSRPIVLVVPFPPGGITDLTARTFAKYMGEQLGGSIIVENKPGAGAMIGANYVAKAAPDGYTLLLGTNVTHAISPQLMPQVHYDPLTDFAPIGIFGKNGNVLIVPPASPVHNFQEFIAYLKDKKGQAIGASPSVGSSSHLAAELLKQKVPGLSYLHVPYNGPSASMSAVIGRQVDFMFTNIGAAVSQIQAGSVRAIAVTTAERVPQLPDVPTVIESGIPGFDIVGWFAAFAPKGTPPQIVQRLNDALNAAQANPELRKVLDAATLERVDATPEQTADFVKSEYRKWGDIIRNGHITVN from the coding sequence ATGAAACTGAAACACTGCCTGGCGAGCCTGTGCGTGGCGGCCTGCGGCCTGCTGAGCCTGCAAGGGCATGCGGCTGAGCCCGCGTACCCTTCCCGGCCCATCGTCCTGGTCGTGCCCTTTCCTCCCGGCGGCATCACGGATCTCACCGCCCGCACTTTCGCCAAATACATGGGCGAGCAACTGGGCGGCAGCATCATCGTGGAGAACAAGCCCGGCGCGGGCGCCATGATCGGGGCCAACTACGTGGCCAAGGCCGCGCCTGACGGCTACACCCTGCTGCTGGGAACGAACGTGACGCATGCCATCTCTCCCCAACTGATGCCGCAGGTGCACTACGACCCGCTGACGGACTTCGCCCCCATTGGCATCTTCGGCAAGAACGGCAACGTCCTGATCGTGCCGCCCGCTTCGCCCGTGCACAACTTCCAGGAATTCATCGCCTACCTGAAGGACAAGAAAGGGCAAGCCATCGGCGCCTCGCCCAGCGTCGGCAGCTCCAGCCACCTGGCCGCCGAACTGCTCAAGCAGAAAGTCCCCGGCCTGTCCTATCTGCACGTGCCCTACAACGGCCCATCGGCCTCCATGTCGGCCGTGATCGGGCGCCAGGTGGATTTCATGTTCACCAATATCGGCGCCGCCGTCTCGCAGATCCAGGCAGGCTCCGTGCGCGCCATCGCGGTCACGACCGCCGAGCGGGTGCCCCAACTGCCCGACGTGCCCACCGTCATCGAATCCGGCATTCCCGGCTTCGACATCGTAGGCTGGTTCGCCGCCTTCGCGCCCAAGGGCACGCCGCCGCAAATCGTCCAGCGCCTGAACGATGCGCTGAACGCGGCGCAAGCCAATCCCGAACTACGCAAGGTGCTTGACGCCGCCACGCTGGAGCGGGTGGACGCCACCCCGGAACAGACCGCCGATTTCGTCAAGTCCGAATACCGTAAGTGGGGGGACATTATTCGGAACGGGCACATTACGGTGAACTGA
- a CDS encoding CaiB/BaiF CoA transferase family protein, whose amino-acid sequence MPGRQLSGVRVLDMSRVLAGPLAGQMLGDLGAEVIKVERPGVGDESRFYGPPFFEEDADRTDLESAIFLAANRNKKGIAVDFTRSEGQALLRHLVAASDVLIENYKVGTLAKYGLDYASLKEVNPRLVYCSVTGYGQTGPERERPGYDAIFQAEGGLMHSIGHPDGQPGDGPMRVGFSAVDVVTSLYADIAIIAALYRRDANGGSGEHIDLSLLESCVALMSHHAMHYLMSGQLPVRRGNMAGGGGVPAGMYPCAQGTSIVITVGNDAQYRRFCDLIGRPDLAVDPRFAVNQARAANREAMGHALREVFATAPASEWQRRLAAGGIAVGQVNDLSQVFENPQVRARGARVQADHHSGKSLPMVGNPIHFANAPIEGYRAPPRYAEHTADVLRDVLALDDAQVEALVRDGVVGSRP is encoded by the coding sequence ATGCCAGGACGGCAACTCAGCGGCGTTCGGGTGCTGGACATGAGCCGCGTACTCGCCGGTCCGCTCGCCGGGCAAATGCTGGGCGATCTGGGCGCCGAAGTCATCAAGGTGGAGCGCCCGGGCGTGGGCGACGAATCGCGCTTTTACGGCCCGCCGTTTTTCGAGGAAGACGCCGACCGCACGGACCTGGAGTCGGCCATCTTCCTGGCGGCCAATCGCAACAAGAAAGGCATCGCCGTCGACTTCACGCGCAGCGAGGGGCAGGCGCTGCTGCGCCATCTGGTGGCGGCGTCCGACGTGCTGATCGAGAACTACAAGGTCGGCACGCTGGCGAAATACGGGCTGGATTATGCATCGCTGAAGGAAGTCAATCCGCGGCTCGTCTACTGCTCGGTGACGGGCTACGGGCAGACGGGACCGGAGCGCGAGCGCCCGGGCTATGACGCGATTTTCCAGGCCGAGGGCGGGCTGATGCACAGCATCGGGCATCCGGATGGACAGCCTGGAGACGGGCCGATGCGCGTGGGCTTCAGCGCGGTGGACGTGGTCACCAGCCTGTACGCGGATATCGCCATCATCGCGGCGCTGTACCGCCGCGACGCCAATGGCGGCAGCGGAGAGCACATCGACCTGAGCCTGCTGGAGTCCTGCGTCGCGCTGATGTCGCACCATGCCATGCACTACCTGATGTCCGGGCAACTGCCGGTGCGGCGCGGCAACATGGCGGGCGGCGGCGGGGTGCCCGCCGGCATGTACCCTTGCGCGCAGGGCACCAGCATCGTCATCACGGTGGGCAACGATGCGCAATATCGGCGCTTCTGCGACCTCATCGGCCGCCCCGACCTGGCCGTCGACCCGCGTTTCGCCGTCAACCAGGCGCGCGCCGCGAACCGCGAGGCGATGGGACACGCGCTGCGCGAAGTGTTCGCCACGGCCCCCGCCAGCGAATGGCAGCGGCGCCTGGCGGCCGGCGGCATCGCGGTGGGCCAGGTCAACGACCTGTCGCAGGTGTTTGAAAATCCGCAGGTCCGCGCCCGGGGCGCGCGGGTGCAGGCGGACCACCACAGCGGCAAATCCCTGCCGATGGTCGGCAACCCCATCCATTTCGCCAATGCCCCCATCGAAGGCTATCGCGCCCCGCCGCGCTATGCCGAGCACACCGCCGACGTATTGCGCGACGTGCTGGCGCTGGACGACGCGCAGGTGGAGGCATTAGTGCGCGACGGCGTCGTCGGCAGCAGGCCATAG
- a CDS encoding Bug family tripartite tricarboxylate transporter substrate binding protein translates to MQRRTLLQAAAAACAAPMLSGRTALAATDPGLPESPATMIVPFTAGGSTDTSTRAIMRKVQENTGLNIIVENKPGGGTMIGTSQLARAAPNGRTLALATNNLAVNETLNKGKLRYKLDTDIAPISMTHRTAHTLLVHPSLPAKTFAEFIDYAKRNPGRITFGSAGIGSTNHLCGEYLKAEAGIDMLHVPYQGISALMPDLYSGRVQVLFASLATALEAVHDKRLRLLAVTTAKRQAQVPDVPAIAEFYPGFAFSSWIGYIAPGATPRPLVERLSVELNKAVRSPDIQDQLVGFEPMGTTPDEFRAFLKEQVAISARIIQTANIHL, encoded by the coding sequence ATGCAGCGCAGAACACTGCTGCAGGCGGCGGCCGCTGCCTGCGCCGCTCCAATGCTGTCCGGCAGGACGGCGCTGGCAGCCACCGATCCCGGCCTGCCCGAATCGCCCGCCACGATGATCGTGCCGTTCACCGCCGGCGGCTCCACCGACACATCCACGCGCGCCATCATGCGCAAGGTGCAGGAAAACACGGGCCTGAACATCATCGTGGAGAACAAGCCCGGCGGCGGCACGATGATCGGCACCAGCCAACTGGCGCGCGCCGCGCCGAATGGCAGGACCCTGGCGTTGGCCACCAACAATCTCGCGGTCAACGAAACGCTGAACAAGGGCAAGTTGCGCTACAAGCTGGATACCGACATCGCGCCGATTTCGATGACGCACCGCACCGCGCATACGCTGCTGGTGCATCCGTCGCTGCCCGCCAAGACGTTCGCGGAATTCATCGATTACGCCAAACGCAACCCCGGGCGGATCACGTTCGGCTCGGCCGGCATCGGCTCCACCAATCACCTGTGCGGCGAATACCTGAAAGCCGAGGCGGGCATAGACATGCTGCACGTGCCCTATCAAGGCATTTCGGCGCTGATGCCCGATCTGTACAGCGGCCGGGTGCAGGTGCTGTTCGCCTCGCTGGCGACCGCGCTGGAAGCGGTGCACGACAAGCGGCTGCGCCTGCTGGCCGTCACGACCGCCAAGCGCCAGGCGCAGGTTCCCGATGTGCCGGCCATTGCCGAGTTCTATCCGGGTTTCGCGTTCTCCTCGTGGATAGGCTATATCGCCCCCGGCGCGACGCCGCGGCCCCTGGTCGAACGCCTGAGCGTCGAGCTCAACAAGGCCGTGCGGTCGCCCGATATCCAGGACCAGCTCGTCGGCTTCGAGCCCATGGGAACGACGCCGGATGAATTCCGCGCCTTCCTGAAGGAACAAGTCGCCATCTCGGCCAGGATCATCCAGACGGCGAACATCCATCTCTGA
- a CDS encoding SMP-30/gluconolactonase/LRE family protein — protein MFAAPPVVTAQVHAPIPETLWKAGRREGILEGPVFDAHGNLYVVNVPYGQIFKITPQRDVSLALEYDGEPNGLKIGRDACIYIADHSKGLLKFDPASGKLDTVLAGAMYEPFRGLNDLTFNSAGDLFFTDQGESDLRRPDGRVWVLRANGTVELVLDGIPSPNGLVVTPDDRFLYLAVTRANAVWRVPLRRKGGVGRVGTWIQLSGGTGPDGLALDKQGNLYIAHAGMGSVWVFDERGRPRLEVQCPQGAMTTNIALGGPQGQDLYITEAHSHSVLTASVAVPPTGA, from the coding sequence ATGTTCGCCGCTCCCCCTGTGGTGACCGCGCAGGTGCATGCGCCCATTCCCGAAACGCTCTGGAAGGCCGGCCGGCGCGAGGGCATCCTGGAAGGTCCGGTATTCGATGCCCACGGCAATCTCTACGTCGTCAACGTGCCCTACGGCCAGATCTTCAAGATCACGCCGCAGCGGGACGTGAGCCTGGCGCTCGAATATGACGGCGAGCCCAACGGGCTGAAGATCGGCCGTGACGCATGCATCTACATCGCCGACCACAGCAAGGGCCTGCTGAAGTTCGATCCCGCCAGCGGCAAGCTGGACACCGTGCTGGCGGGCGCCATGTACGAGCCGTTCCGCGGCCTGAACGACCTGACCTTCAACAGCGCCGGCGACCTCTTCTTCACCGATCAGGGCGAGAGCGACCTGCGCCGGCCGGACGGCCGCGTATGGGTGCTGCGCGCAAACGGCACCGTCGAACTGGTGCTGGACGGCATTCCCAGCCCCAACGGCCTGGTCGTGACGCCTGACGACCGCTTCCTGTACCTGGCCGTGACCCGGGCCAATGCCGTATGGCGCGTGCCGCTGCGGCGCAAGGGCGGCGTGGGCCGGGTCGGCACCTGGATTCAGCTATCCGGTGGAACCGGTCCCGACGGCCTGGCCCTGGACAAACAGGGCAACCTCTACATCGCCCATGCCGGCATGGGCTCGGTATGGGTATTCGACGAGCGCGGCCGCCCTCGCCTGGAAGTGCAATGCCCGCAGGGGGCCATGACGACCAACATTGCGCTCGGCGGCCCGCAGGGACAGGACTTGTACATCACGGAAGCGCACTCGCACTCGGTGCTGACGGCCTCCGTCGCCGTGCCGCCGACCGGCGCTTGA
- a CDS encoding LysR family transcriptional regulator, translating into MTLEQLRIFTAVADMLNMTKAASRLHLTQPAVSAAIAALEDRHSTKLFDRVGRRLELTAEGKRFLPEAHAVLARADDAKRVLDDLAGLLQGEVRIAASQTVATYWLPNRMASFAVAHPGISLDLRVGNTTQAAALLNQGDVDVAFVESDSIEFPLESTVVGADHVRLYASMDSPLAGRPLTPACLEAATWVMREPGSGTRDHLTHGLARSGVNVSRLNVCLQLPSNGAVLQTLANKALIAGISDLAAAPRVKAGQIVELPWPLPARNFKMLRHPERRLGRATAAFVQSLLRATSSP; encoded by the coding sequence ATGACTCTCGAGCAGCTCCGCATCTTTACCGCCGTCGCGGACATGTTGAACATGACCAAGGCGGCATCGCGCTTGCATTTGACGCAGCCGGCAGTCAGCGCCGCCATCGCCGCGCTCGAGGACAGGCACTCGACGAAGCTGTTCGACCGGGTCGGACGCAGACTGGAGCTGACGGCGGAGGGCAAGCGTTTCCTGCCGGAGGCCCACGCGGTGCTGGCCAGGGCGGACGACGCGAAGCGCGTGCTCGACGACCTGGCGGGTCTGCTGCAAGGCGAAGTGCGAATCGCCGCGAGCCAGACCGTGGCGACCTACTGGTTGCCCAACCGCATGGCCAGCTTCGCCGTCGCGCATCCCGGCATCTCGCTGGATCTCCGGGTCGGCAACACCACCCAGGCGGCGGCGCTGTTGAACCAGGGAGACGTGGACGTCGCCTTCGTGGAAAGCGACAGCATCGAATTTCCGCTCGAAAGCACGGTGGTCGGCGCGGATCACGTGCGGCTCTATGCCTCGATGGACAGCCCTCTGGCCGGCCGTCCCCTCACGCCGGCATGCCTCGAAGCGGCAACCTGGGTCATGCGGGAACCGGGCTCCGGAACGCGGGATCATCTCACCCATGGACTGGCGCGCTCGGGGGTGAACGTAAGCCGCCTGAACGTCTGCCTGCAACTGCCATCCAACGGCGCCGTCCTGCAAACGCTGGCGAACAAGGCGCTGATAGCCGGCATCTCCGACCTGGCGGCGGCGCCCAGGGTAAAGGCAGGCCAGATCGTCGAACTCCCCTGGCCGCTGCCCGCGCGCAACTTCAAAATGCTCCGCCACCCGGAACGCCGCCTGGGACGTGCCACCGCGGCATTCGTGCAATCGCTGCTGCGGGCCACATCGTCACCATGA
- a CDS encoding YeiH family protein, producing MNSLTRLHPVVPGLILSAGVALASVMAEQAEIALTGRAWLEALVIAILLGALVRTIWRPAGHFKRGIGFSAKTALEVAVALMGAQISFGAVARAGLPLVAGIAGTVVVAIAFSFMLGRSLGLPGKMSLLVACGNAICGNSAIAAVAPVIDADSDDVATSIAFTAVLGIAVVIALPFIAGALHLSPQSGGILAGLTVYAVPQVIAAAGPMGAAAIQVGTLVKLVRVLMLGPVVAVVSLLISRRAAAPGTASRVNMRSFTRFMPVFILAFLALAMARSLDVLPHALLSPAQSVSNLLTVLAMAGLGLGVDLRSVTAAGPRVVIVVTASLLLLGLIAYAMLRFMGLT from the coding sequence ATGAACTCGTTGACACGTCTGCATCCCGTCGTCCCAGGGCTTATCTTGAGCGCTGGTGTTGCCCTCGCATCCGTCATGGCGGAACAAGCTGAAATCGCGCTGACAGGGCGAGCATGGCTGGAGGCGCTGGTGATCGCGATCCTGCTGGGCGCGCTGGTGCGGACGATCTGGCGGCCGGCCGGCCATTTCAAGCGAGGCATCGGCTTCTCCGCGAAGACGGCGCTGGAAGTCGCGGTCGCGCTGATGGGCGCGCAGATCAGTTTCGGCGCGGTGGCGCGCGCGGGCCTGCCGCTGGTCGCGGGCATCGCCGGCACCGTCGTGGTCGCCATCGCTTTCAGCTTCATGTTAGGCCGCAGCCTCGGCCTGCCCGGCAAGATGTCCCTGCTCGTCGCCTGTGGCAACGCGATCTGCGGCAATAGCGCGATCGCCGCGGTGGCGCCCGTCATCGACGCGGACAGCGACGATGTCGCGACGTCCATCGCCTTCACCGCGGTGCTGGGCATCGCCGTCGTGATCGCGCTGCCGTTCATCGCCGGCGCGTTGCATCTGTCGCCGCAGAGCGGAGGCATCCTGGCGGGGTTGACGGTCTATGCGGTGCCCCAGGTCATCGCCGCCGCGGGCCCGATGGGCGCGGCGGCGATCCAGGTGGGCACGCTCGTCAAGCTGGTGCGTGTGCTGATGCTGGGCCCCGTGGTCGCCGTGGTCTCCCTTTTGATCAGCCGGCGCGCGGCCGCGCCGGGGACCGCGTCCCGGGTGAACATGCGTTCCTTCACGCGCTTCATGCCGGTTTTCATTCTTGCCTTCCTGGCGCTTGCCATGGCGCGCTCGCTGGACGTGTTGCCTCATGCCTTGCTGAGCCCGGCCCAAAGCGTCAGCAACCTGCTTACGGTATTGGCGATGGCGGGGCTGGGATTGGGCGTGGATTTGCGCAGCGTTACGGCGGCGGGACCGCGCGTGGTGATCGTCGTCACGGCCTCGCTGCTCCTGCTCGGTCTCATCGCGTACGCGATGCTCCGTTTCATGGGACTGACCTGA
- a CDS encoding DsrE family protein has translation MRRLSVLVAVAGVAFSACAVAEQPAGFWSTPTIEGYGKIHYLPNAAYKPDPKQTYKIVFALTQAAKSPDQVNPALDRVARTVNLYVAAGVPLKHLKFVAVASGAATQLVLDDAHYQAAFKTANPNLPLIEKLRKAGVDVAVCAQAVAEHDFQYEWVDKHVTLALSALTTVTTLEHQGYDLMAL, from the coding sequence ATGCGTCGTCTGTCTGTCCTGGTCGCCGTGGCCGGCGTGGCCTTCTCGGCTTGCGCCGTGGCCGAGCAACCCGCCGGATTCTGGAGCACGCCCACCATCGAGGGCTACGGCAAGATCCATTATTTGCCGAACGCGGCCTATAAGCCGGACCCGAAGCAAACCTACAAGATCGTCTTCGCATTGACGCAAGCCGCGAAGTCGCCTGATCAAGTGAATCCCGCGCTGGATCGCGTGGCGCGCACCGTCAACCTGTACGTCGCGGCCGGCGTTCCGTTGAAGCACCTGAAATTCGTCGCCGTCGCATCGGGCGCCGCGACGCAGTTGGTGCTCGACGACGCCCATTACCAGGCCGCTTTCAAGACCGCCAATCCCAATCTGCCCCTGATCGAAAAACTGCGCAAGGCGGGGGTGGACGTGGCCGTGTGCGCCCAGGCCGTGGCCGAACATGATTTCCAGTACGAATGGGTGGACAAACATGTAACGCTGGCCTTGTCGGCCTTGACCACGGTCACCACGCTTGAACATCAAGGCTATGATCTGATGGCTCTCTAA
- a CDS encoding substrate-binding domain-containing protein, with protein MWILRVASGTMLGMAAVAAVVGAGSAVALTENAPSSPTTIAPPDSSMAPPWQNGRNNDAVSRGFEFTVPDADNLADFHGDPAHPALSLYVGGNYFFAMAPLVQAFEKKYPEYKGRLYWETLPPGLLVRQMKAGGRVTVGNMTWTVKPDVYLAGLGAVKKQIEDGLLQAPAVPYVTNTLTIMVASGNPKGVKSLADLDRDDVKLAMPNPEFEGIARQIQSSLEKAGGKDLAQKVYHDRVGRGGTLLTHIHHRQTPLWIMQGRADAGVTWQSEAMFQEQAGHPIGHVDIPAYQNTTAIYAGAIVKGTQHRKAAQRWLDFIRSNEGVAIFKQYGFQRYEGKGA; from the coding sequence ATGTGGATTCTTCGTGTCGCCAGCGGGACCATGCTGGGAATGGCCGCGGTCGCCGCGGTGGTGGGCGCCGGATCGGCGGTGGCGTTGACGGAAAACGCGCCTTCCTCTCCCACTACGATAGCGCCGCCGGATTCCTCGATGGCGCCCCCTTGGCAGAATGGCCGGAACAACGATGCCGTCTCGCGCGGCTTCGAGTTCACCGTTCCGGACGCCGACAATCTCGCCGATTTCCACGGCGATCCCGCCCACCCGGCGTTGTCGCTTTACGTCGGCGGCAATTATTTCTTCGCCATGGCGCCGCTGGTCCAGGCGTTCGAGAAGAAATACCCCGAGTACAAGGGGCGCTTGTATTGGGAAACCTTGCCGCCGGGCTTGCTGGTGCGGCAAATGAAGGCCGGCGGCAGGGTGACGGTGGGCAATATGACCTGGACGGTCAAGCCGGACGTCTACCTGGCGGGACTGGGGGCGGTGAAGAAGCAGATAGAGGACGGGCTGTTGCAGGCGCCGGCGGTGCCCTATGTCACCAACACGCTCACCATCATGGTGGCGTCCGGCAATCCCAAGGGCGTCAAGAGCCTCGCCGATCTCGACCGGGACGACGTCAAGCTCGCCATGCCCAATCCCGAGTTCGAAGGGATCGCGCGCCAGATCCAGTCGTCGCTGGAGAAGGCCGGAGGCAAGGACCTGGCGCAAAAGGTCTATCACGACCGGGTCGGGCGCGGCGGCACCCTTCTGACCCACATCCATCATCGCCAGACGCCGCTGTGGATCATGCAGGGCAGGGCCGACGCGGGCGTGACATGGCAATCCGAGGCCATGTTCCAGGAGCAGGCGGGCCATCCGATCGGCCACGTCGATATTCCCGCCTACCAGAACACGACCGCCATCTATGCTGGAGCCATCGTCAAGGGCACCCAGCACAGGAAGGCGGCCCAGCGCTGGCTGGATTTCATCCGTTCCAATGAGGGCGTGGCGATTTTCAAGCAGTACGGTTTCCAGCGCTACGAGGGCAAGGGGGCCTGA
- a CDS encoding cysteine dioxygenase family protein, whose translation MTTTVSAPRFQRFVETFTRLVEQSAGEEEAILATGRGLLADLVSNDDWLPEELAQPHPQYYQQYLLHADPRDRYSVVSFVWGPGQKTPIHNHTVWALIGMMRGSERAELFARQNPGEPMRLLGEDVLTPGDVDMVSPRLGDIHRVSNVFDDRVSISIHVYGGNIGRISRHVFDMNTGEAKTFISGYSNDPA comes from the coding sequence ATGACCACCACGGTTTCCGCCCCCCGCTTTCAGCGATTCGTCGAAACGTTCACCCGGCTTGTCGAGCAGTCCGCCGGCGAGGAAGAAGCCATCCTGGCAACGGGCCGCGGATTGTTGGCGGATCTGGTATCCAACGACGACTGGCTGCCGGAGGAACTGGCACAACCGCATCCCCAGTATTACCAGCAATACCTTCTGCACGCCGACCCGCGGGACAGATATTCGGTAGTCAGTTTCGTATGGGGTCCCGGCCAAAAAACGCCTATCCACAACCACACGGTCTGGGCGTTGATAGGCATGATGCGCGGCTCCGAGCGCGCCGAGCTCTTCGCCAGGCAAAATCCGGGCGAACCGATGCGCCTGTTGGGAGAAGACGTGCTCACGCCCGGCGACGTCGACATGGTGTCGCCGCGCCTCGGCGACATTCATCGCGTTTCCAATGTGTTCGACGACCGCGTCTCCATCAGCATCCACGTCTACGGCGGCAACATCGGCCGGATCTCCCGGCATGTCTTCGACATGAATACGGGAGAGGCGAAAACGTTCATTTCCGGCTATTCGAACGACCCGGCCTGA
- the acdA gene encoding 3-sulfinopropanoyl-CoA desulfinase has protein sequence MYDLTPEQVKLQAEARELAQSVFAPTAAETDRTEQYPWDNVARLRDAGFMGMTLPKSLGGRGLSYLDTVIVIEEMAKACATMGRITVEANMGAIGAIARYGSPEQQELAARLVLAGDKPAICISEPNAGSAASEMTTRADKKGDHYILNGEKYWITGGGVSKLHLIFARVFEDGVEQGVGAFICAREDDSPAELVIGRRLYAMGVRGIPETHIEFRDLQIHKSMMVALPGGPKRGFASLMTAYNAQRVGAGTVALGIAQGAFEEGLAYLKSRRQFGRPIAEFQGLQWMLADMSTQLEAARLLLRCAAASGAEFPDIDKAARAKIFAAETANKVTNDALQFYGSSGYGRHNPMERHVRDARMFTIAGGTAQILRTQVASRLLDMKLPQTRDGYLKTAQKRSD, from the coding sequence ATGTACGACCTCACCCCTGAACAGGTGAAACTGCAAGCCGAGGCGCGGGAACTGGCGCAGTCCGTATTCGCCCCCACCGCCGCGGAAACGGACCGGACCGAGCAATACCCCTGGGACAATGTCGCGCGGCTGCGCGACGCCGGCTTCATGGGCATGACGCTGCCCAAGAGCCTGGGCGGACGAGGCTTGTCCTATCTGGACACCGTGATCGTCATCGAGGAGATGGCGAAGGCGTGCGCGACGATGGGCCGAATCACGGTGGAAGCCAACATGGGCGCGATCGGCGCCATTGCCAGGTATGGCTCGCCCGAACAACAGGAACTTGCCGCCAGGCTGGTTCTCGCGGGGGATAAGCCCGCGATCTGCATCTCCGAGCCCAATGCCGGGAGCGCCGCCAGCGAGATGACGACCCGCGCCGACAAAAAAGGCGACCACTACATCCTCAACGGCGAAAAATATTGGATCACCGGCGGCGGCGTATCGAAGCTGCACCTGATCTTCGCCCGCGTGTTCGAGGACGGCGTGGAGCAAGGCGTCGGCGCGTTCATCTGCGCGCGGGAAGACGACAGCCCCGCCGAACTGGTCATCGGCCGCCGCCTCTATGCCATGGGCGTGCGCGGCATTCCGGAAACGCATATCGAGTTCCGCGACCTGCAGATTCACAAGTCGATGATGGTCGCGTTGCCGGGCGGCCCGAAGCGCGGCTTCGCTTCCCTCATGACCGCCTACAACGCGCAGCGCGTCGGCGCCGGCACGGTGGCGCTTGGCATCGCGCAAGGCGCGTTCGAGGAAGGCCTGGCTTATCTCAAGTCCCGGCGCCAGTTCGGCCGCCCGATCGCGGAATTCCAGGGATTGCAATGGATGCTCGCCGACATGTCCACCCAATTGGAAGCGGCGCGACTGCTGCTGCGTTGCGCGGCCGCCAGCGGTGCCGAGTTTCCGGATATCGACAAGGCCGCGCGCGCCAAGATCTTCGCCGCCGAAACCGCCAACAAGGTCACCAACGACGCGCTCCAGTTCTACGGCTCGTCGGGATACGGCCGGCACAATCCGATGGAGCGGCACGTGCGCGACGCCCGGATGTTCACCATCGCCGGCGGCACGGCGCAGATTCTCCGCACACAAGTGGCGTCCAGGCTGCTCGACATGAAGCTGCCTCAAACACGCGACGGATATCTGAAAACCGCGCAGAAACGTTCGGACTGA
- a CDS encoding CaiB/BaiF CoA transferase family protein → MSTDRATTLAGVKVLDLSRILAGPSSAQLLGDLGADVVKVEKPSEGDDTRKWGPPYVLGRSGEETEESAYYLSANRNKRSIAVDITSASGQELVHSLIAKADVLIENYKVGGLSRYGLAYEQLRTRYPRLVYCSVTGFGQTGPYASRPGYDFLIQGMGGIMSLTGEPQGEPMKVGVGIADIMTGMYAAVGILAALRHRDRTGEGQHIDISLLDTQISWLANAGTNYLTDGALPIRLGNGHPNIVPYQVFPTEDAPMILAVGNDSQFRRFCEVAGVAHLSSDERYATNPMRVRHRMDLCALVESALQKKTRAHWLRELDAAGVPCGPVNNLEDVFSDPHVKARGAELHMPCEWAAEGEVRLLANPLRMSATPPSYQRPPPRLNEHEAEVLTDWLGNRATN, encoded by the coding sequence ATGAGCACGGATCGCGCAACGACGCTTGCCGGCGTCAAGGTGCTCGACTTGTCCCGGATACTGGCCGGCCCCAGCTCGGCCCAGCTACTCGGCGACCTCGGCGCGGACGTGGTCAAGGTCGAAAAGCCTTCCGAAGGCGACGATACCCGCAAGTGGGGACCGCCTTATGTGCTGGGGCGTTCGGGCGAGGAAACCGAAGAGAGCGCCTACTATCTCTCCGCCAACCGCAATAAACGCTCCATCGCCGTCGACATCACGTCCGCGTCAGGCCAGGAACTCGTGCATAGCCTGATCGCGAAGGCCGATGTGCTCATTGAGAACTACAAAGTCGGCGGCCTTTCCAGGTACGGACTGGCTTACGAGCAGCTCCGGACGCGCTATCCCCGCCTGGTCTATTGCTCGGTGACCGGATTCGGGCAGACGGGCCCCTATGCAAGCCGGCCAGGCTATGACTTCCTGATTCAAGGCATGGGAGGCATCATGAGCCTGACCGGGGAACCGCAAGGCGAACCCATGAAAGTCGGGGTGGGAATCGCCGACATCATGACCGGCATGTATGCCGCCGTGGGCATCCTGGCGGCGCTGCGCCACCGGGACAGGACGGGAGAGGGACAGCACATCGACATCTCCCTTCTGGACACGCAGATATCCTGGCTCGCCAACGCGGGCACCAATTACCTGACCGACGGGGCCTTGCCGATTCGCCTGGGGAATGGCCATCCCAATATCGTCCCGTATCAGGTTTTCCCGACCGAGGATGCGCCGATGATTCTCGCCGTGGGCAACGACTCCCAATTCCGGCGTTTCTGCGAAGTGGCCGGGGTGGCGCATCTGTCGTCCGACGAACGCTATGCAACCAATCCCATGCGGGTACGCCATCGCATGGACCTGTGCGCGCTCGTCGAAAGCGCGCTGCAAAAAAAAACCCGCGCGCATTGGCTGCGGGAACTCGACGCCGCGGGCGTGCCTTGCGGGCCGGTGAACAACCTGGAAGACGTTTTTTCCGATCCGCACGTGAAAGCGCGCGGCGCCGAATTGCACATGCCTTGCGAGTGGGCCGCGGAAGGCGAAGTGCGGCTTCTTGCCAATCCGCTCAGGATGTCCGCGACGCCGCCCAGCTATCAGCGCCCTCCCCCGCGGCTCAATGAGCACGAAGCCGAAGTGCTGACGGATTGGCTCGGAAACCGTGCGACCAATTAG